Proteins from a single region of Shinella zoogloeoides:
- a CDS encoding urea carboxylase-associated family protein — MKPDAMTAAPADAAARKAVKPVVCYPVETLPRPELAAYRALRDDLELVETVVVPPREAATWTVPAGHFCRIVCSEGAQVGDLNLFNANDLKERFYSGKTRALNGTHVGLGDQLFSSFPYLRPIATITHDTLDWYGFDEFGGAVHDVIGTRCDPYTHNLLSHGGQYHHCCHSNLTRALARRTGMTPREAEGYVHDVLNVFMCTGFTRDTGQYFMKASPVRPGDYLEFFAEIDLLGCMSACPGGDCSSEHSSDTAKCYPMVVEIYKARGLPQGWAPPPVNGYDGTHGL, encoded by the coding sequence ATGAAGCCCGATGCGATGACGGCAGCGCCTGCGGATGCGGCGGCGCGCAAGGCGGTGAAGCCGGTGGTCTGCTATCCGGTGGAGACGCTGCCGCGGCCGGAGCTTGCCGCCTATCGCGCCCTGCGCGACGATCTGGAGCTTGTCGAAACCGTCGTCGTGCCGCCGCGCGAGGCGGCGACGTGGACAGTGCCGGCGGGGCATTTCTGCCGGATCGTCTGCAGCGAGGGCGCGCAGGTCGGCGACCTCAACCTTTTCAACGCAAACGACCTCAAGGAACGGTTCTATTCCGGCAAGACGCGGGCGCTGAACGGCACGCATGTCGGGCTTGGCGACCAGCTCTTCTCCAGCTTCCCCTATCTCAGGCCCATCGCCACCATCACGCACGACACGCTGGACTGGTACGGCTTCGACGAATTCGGCGGGGCGGTGCATGATGTGATCGGCACGCGCTGCGATCCCTATACGCACAACCTGCTCAGCCATGGCGGCCAGTACCACCATTGCTGCCATTCCAACCTGACGCGCGCCCTTGCGCGCAGGACCGGCATGACGCCGCGCGAGGCGGAGGGATATGTGCATGATGTGCTGAATGTCTTCATGTGCACCGGCTTCACACGCGATACCGGGCAATATTTCATGAAGGCCAGCCCGGTTCGGCCGGGCGATTATCTGGAGTTCTTCGCGGAGATCGATCTTCTGGGCTGCATGTCCGCCTGCCCGGGCGGGGATTGCTCGTCGGAACATTCCTCCGATACGGCGAAGTGCTATCCGATGGTCGTGGAAATCTACAAG
- a CDS encoding patatin-like phospholipase family protein: protein MKSAASPRDASNPLLVNLALQGGGSHGAFTWGVIERILDDPSLKLDSVTGTSAGAMNAVALAHGYIENGPAGAKASLEAFWRRVSDAARFSPIQRSPLDVMTGNWTLDNSPGYFFFDIFSRLLSPYETNPANINPLRDILEESIDFERLKQSTLKLYVTATNVRTGLPRVFRNAEMTADVVLASACLPLMHQSVTIDGDSYWDGGFSGNPLLTPLIHESEAQDTLLVQINPVERQETPRTAREILDRLNEISFNSSLKKELRGIAMFRRAVAEDGGLDHVDWIRQWSETRLHRITSPTLMTVGASSKLNAEWAFLNMLREEGYSSADQFLQTHAEDLGVRSTFDFDAILDTVLEQV, encoded by the coding sequence ATGAAAAGCGCTGCGTCGCCTCGCGATGCCTCCAATCCCCTTCTCGTCAACCTTGCCCTGCAGGGCGGCGGCTCGCACGGCGCATTCACCTGGGGCGTCATCGAACGCATCCTGGACGATCCCTCGCTGAAGCTCGACAGCGTCACCGGCACGTCGGCGGGTGCCATGAACGCCGTGGCGCTGGCGCATGGCTATATCGAGAATGGCCCGGCCGGCGCGAAGGCCTCGCTCGAGGCCTTCTGGCGGCGGGTCAGCGACGCGGCCCGCTTCAGCCCGATCCAGCGCAGTCCGCTGGACGTGATGACCGGCAACTGGACCCTCGACAATTCGCCCGGCTACTTCTTCTTCGACATTTTCAGCCGCCTGCTCTCGCCTTACGAGACCAATCCGGCGAACATCAATCCGCTGCGCGACATTCTCGAGGAAAGCATCGATTTCGAGCGCCTGAAGCAGTCTACGCTCAAGCTCTATGTCACCGCGACGAATGTGCGCACCGGCTTGCCGCGCGTCTTCCGCAATGCCGAGATGACCGCCGACGTGGTCCTGGCGTCGGCATGCCTGCCGCTGATGCACCAGTCCGTCACGATCGACGGCGATTCCTACTGGGACGGCGGCTTTTCCGGCAACCCGCTGCTGACGCCGCTCATCCACGAAAGCGAGGCGCAGGACACGCTCCTGGTGCAGATCAACCCCGTGGAACGGCAGGAGACCCCGCGCACCGCCCGCGAGATTCTCGACCGCCTGAACGAAATCTCATTCAATTCGAGTCTCAAGAAGGAGCTGCGCGGCATCGCCATGTTCCGCCGCGCCGTCGCCGAGGATGGCGGTCTCGACCATGTGGACTGGATCAGGCAATGGTCCGAAACGCGCCTCCACCGGATCACCAGCCCGACCCTGATGACCGTCGGCGCCTCCTCGAAGCTCAACGCCGAATGGGCCTTCCTGAACATGCTGCGCGAAGAGGGCTACAGCTCCGCAGACCAGTTCCTGCAGACCCACGCCGAAGACCTCGGCGTCCGCTCCACCTTCGATTTCGACGCAATCCTGGATACCGTCCTCGAACAGGTGTGA